A genomic segment from Nicotiana tabacum cultivar K326 chromosome 9, ASM71507v2, whole genome shotgun sequence encodes:
- the LOC107789673 gene encoding TMV resistance protein N-like translates to MPLAKSQSEKMSQFVHHVFLSSRSKEISKTFGDHLQTALLNAGIRAFKFDEELEEEEEHQKKLQKVIQESRILIVVFSKDYASSERCLDELVYSLESKKRFGHFVLPVFYDVDPSEVRKQKGSFEEAFFRYEEKYKTENNERRKKWMEKVDKWRAAFREVADLGGMVLQNQADGYESRFIQEIVKVVASKMNRTILSVALHPIGIDSRVKDLNLWLQEESTTVDILAIHGMGGIGKSTIAKTAYNLNFDRFEGSSFLADVRKALEKYDGLARLQRQLLSNILGKNVEKLYNVNEGAVKIQEAISCKRVLVVLDDVDELDQLNAVLGMRQLFYPGSKIIITTRNGHLLNSSEACRCKMYKLNSLDARESLQLFSWHAFGEKYPPLDYMNLSRDVIVHCQGIPLALKVLGSSLCDRSTEVWESALRKLKAIPDSKTLEKLRISYECLPDDNVQNLFLDIVCFFVGKDKDYAVTILDGCGFFSVVGIQILVDRCLLAITDNKKLMVHQLLQDMGREIIRKESPREPWKRSRIWLHKDAFNILQANTGTENIQGLVLDMRLLKEVKYVGSNLRVNDARHNRSNDPAGERSLVVSDINSQKRRRLTVFKLFTNVFSEISNGVQFELDAFSKMKKLRILQLTDTRFTGSYSWFPKNLRSLHWRGFYLKSIPKDFPLESLVALDMRHSSLEQAWIGTRVLKLLKVLNLSHSHFLGRTPDFSGLPNLERLILKDCIRLFSIDESIGDVKALVLLNLRDCKNLRNLPRSFCKLKSLETLNISGCSRLSISTMELGKLESLTTLNADEISYNQEKSWTALWQSWSSKLRKSPDCNLSSLSSSLVNLSLAKCRLTDDFLSVGLCNLSSLRHLNLSENLICNLPQNITNLSMLQELWLDACSSLQSLPKLPPSLIKLKAIDCTSLERVTNLPNLWETQTLLLDVTGSEKLTEIPGLFKLEPVGNFKEEMLNILGHLNLEDIENAEVELFNRLTDTKRKYPVQGLHEFGIFSTYFLGSEIPSWFSNKGEESILTLKVDSHTNTKIIGLNICVVYSRSTHHRFQRWGENQLGNWYSFFIKLSNVTSGDKWIYAPTFIGIPGSNEDLTFLCHWKFGKYIQAGDEINVSVLGWSYTFQMKEFGVSIECDRPETDQHLTSTSESKELAIQHGYPSTSMQEHCVMGSYMPVYQVAARHYYFSHPDYFLLKSNEHTAVRSILYENLFEDFVHSTTGTKDAGAEDDSDFDFDDENYTEEAALAELEDNLEWPW, encoded by the exons ATGCCTCTTGCCAAAAGTCAATCAGAAAAAATGTCTCAGTTTGTTCATCATGTATTCTTGAGTTCCAGAAGCAAAGAAATAAGCAAGACATTTGGAGATCATCTTCAAACAGCTTTGCTAAATGCTGGTATTCGCGCATTCAAGTTTGATGaagagcttgaggaagaagaggaaCACCAGAAAAAATTGCAGAAAGTAATTCAGGAATCCAGAATTCTTATAGTTGTTTTTTCGAAAGACTATGCTTCTTCAGAGAGATGCCTTGATGAACTTGTGTATAGTCTTGAAAGCAAGAAACGTTTTGGACATTTTGTTCTTCCTGTGTTTTATGATGTGGATCCATCAGAAGTCCGAAAGCAGAAAGGCAGCTTTGAAGAAGCTTTCTTTAGATATGAAGAGAAATATAAAACAGAGAACAACGAAAGGAGaaagaaatggatggagaaggtGGACAAATGGAGGGCTGCCTTTAGAGAAGTTGCTGATTTGGGAGGAATGGTCTTACAGAATCAAGCTGATGG GTATGAATCAAGGTTTATTCAAGAAATCGTCAAGGTGGTTGCAAGTAAAATGAaccgcacaattttaagtgttgCCCTCCATCCAATTGGAATAGATTCTCGAGTCAAAGACCTTAACTTATGGTTACAAGAGGAATCAACCACTGTAGATATCCTGGCAATACATGGTATGGGAGGAATTGGGAAATCTACAATAGCGAAAACAGCTTATAACCTGAACTTTGACAGATTTGAGGGAAGCAGCTTTCTTGCAGATGTGAGAAAAGCTTTAGAAAAGTACGATGGTTTAGCTCGTCTACAAAGACAACTTCTCTCAAATATTCTTGGGAAGAATGTTGAAAAGTTGTACAATGTCAATGAAGGGGCTGTCAAGATTCAAGAAGCCATCAGCTGCAAAAGAGTTCTTGTTGTTCTCGATGATGTGGACGAGTTAGATCAGCTAAATGCTGTACTTGGTATGCGGCAATTGTTTTATCCAGGTAGTAAAATTATCATAACAACAAGAAATGGGCACTTGCTAAATTCCAGTGAAGCCTGTAGATGTAAGATGTATAAGCTGAACTCTTTGGATGCTAGAGAATCACTACAGCTGTTCAGTTGGCATGCATTTGGTGAAAAATACCCTCCCTTAGATTATATGAATCTTTCCAGAGACGTTATAGTTCATTGTCAGGGAATTCCATTAGCTCTTAAAGTTTTGGGTTCCTCTCTTTGTGACAGAAGCACAGAGGTGTGGGAAAGCGCATTAAGGAAATTGAAAGCGATTCCAGACAGTAAAACCCTGGAAAAACTAAGGATAAGCTATGAATGTCTACCAGATGATAATGTCCAGAACCTATTCCTTGATATTGTCTGTTTCTTTGTCGGGAAGGACAAAGATTATGCAGTAACAATACTTGACGGATGTGGGTTCTTTTCAGTTGTTGGAATTCAGATTCTTGTTGATAGATGCTTATTAGCAATTACTGACAATAAAAAACTGATGGTGCATCAACTGCTTCAAGACATGGGAAGAGAAATTATTCGCAAAGAATCCCCTCGAGAGCCTTGGAAAAGAAGCAGAATTTGGCTACATAAAGATGCCTTTAACATATTGCAGGCAAACACT GGTACTGAAAATATCCAAGGCCTAGTGCTTGACATGCGACTGTTGAAGGAAGTCAAATATGTCGGATCAAATCTAAGGGTAAATGACGCTAGACACAACCGCTCTAATGATCCTGCAGGCGAGAGATCGCTGGTGGTGAGTGACATCAACTCACAAAAGCGACGGAGGTTAACTGTTTTCAAGCTGTTCACAAATGTCTTTTCAGAAATTTCTAATGGTGTACAGTTTGAACTTGATGCATTTTCAAAGATGAAGAAACTGAGAATTCTACAGCTTACTGATACAAGGTTCACTGGCAGCTATAGTTGGTTTCCTAAGAATTTAAGATCACTTCATTGGCGTGGATTTTATTTGAAATCCATTCCGAAGGATTTTCCTTTGGAGAGTCTGGTAGCTCTTGATATGAGGCACAGCAGCTTGGAACAAGCCTGGATCGGAACCAGG GTGCTCAAATTATTAAAAGTTCTCAATCTCAGTCATTCTCATTTCCTAGGAAGGACTCCTGATTTTTCTGGGCTTCCTAATCTGGAAAGACTCATCCTAAAGGACTGCATAAGATTGTTCAGTATTGATGAGTCGATAGGAGACGTTAAGGCACTTGTTCTATTGAACTTGAGAGACTGTAAGAATCTGAGGAATCTGCCAAGAAGTTTTTGTAAGCTCAAATCCTTGGAAACACTTAACATTTCTGGCTGCTCTAGACTTTCTATATCAACAATGGAATTAGGAAAGCTGGAATCCTTAACAACCCTCAACGCAGATGAAATAAGTTACAATCAGGAGAAATCATGGACTGCGCTCTGGCAATCTTGGTCATCAAAATTAAGAAAATCCCCTGATTGTAACTTGTCTTCTTTATCAAGTTCCCTGGTTAACTTGAGTCTTGCAAAATGCAGGCTAACGGATGATTTTCTATCCGTTGGTCTTTGCAATCTTTCCTCATTAAGGCATTTGAATCTAAGCGAAAACCTGATTTGTAACCTGccacaaaatatcacaaatctAAGTATGCTTCAGGAACTTTGGCTAGATGCATGCTCAAGTCTCCAATCGCTTCCCAAGCTACCGCCGAGCCTCATCAAGCTGAAGGCTATAGACTGCACATCACTAGAAAGAGTTACAAATCTGCCAAACCTATGGGAAACTCAAACTCTACTCTTGGATGTTACAGGCAGCGAGAAACTAACTGAGATTCCTGGACTTTTCAAGCTAGAGCCAGTCGGTAATTTTAAGGAGGAAATGTTGAACATTTTAGGCCATCTCAACCTGGAAGATATAGAAAATGCAGAGGTAGAACTATTCAATAGGCTTACAGACACGAAGAGGAAATATCCTGTGCAG gGACTCCACGAGTTTGGAATCTTCAGCACTTATTTTCTTGGAAGTGAGATTCCAAGTTGGTTCAGCAACAAAGGTGAAGAAAGCATATTGACTCTGAAAGTGGATTCTCATACTAATACAAAGATAATAGGACTTAATATCTGCGTTGTATATTCACGTTCCACTCATCATAGATTTCAACGCTGGGGTGAAAACCAACTTGGGAACTGGTATTCTTTTTTCATCAAACTGAGTAATGTGACCAGCGGTGACAAGTGGATTTATGCTCCAACATTCATAGGCATTCCAGGATCAAATGAAGATCTGACATTTTTGTGCCACTGGAAATTTGGAAAGTATATACAAGCTGGTGACGAGATTAATGTCTCTGTACTTGGTTGGAGTTATACTTTTCAAATGAAAGAGTTTGGAGTCAGCATTGAATGTGACAGACCAGAAACAGACCAGCACTTAACATCAACTAGTGAATCAAAAGAGCTAGCAATCCAACATGGGTATCCAAGTACTTCTATGCAAGAGCATTGTGTCATGGGAAGTTATATGCCTGTATATCAGGTTGCAGCTCGCCATTACTACTTTTCTCACCCAGACTACTTTTTGCTTAAATCCAATGAACATACAGCTGTGAGGTCGATCTTGTACGAGAACTTATTTGAGGATTTTGTGCACAGTACTACag GTACCAAAGATGCAGGAGCAGAAGATGATAGCGATTTTGATTTCGATGATGAGAACTACACTGAGGAGGCTGCCTTGGCAGAACTAGAGGACAACTTAGAATGGCCTTGGTAA